The window tgtttgttttctgttatttggaTAATTCAAGATAACGTGAAGTTCTCACATCATTatagttcatttttttaaagctataTTTTATCTAGAATATTACCTTACAGATGCAACATTTTATGAACTGACCAATGACAAAATGttgtaattaatttattttcctccAGTGTTAACACCAAGGTTCTCTgaatttgtgtatttgcagccttttttaatttgctgatattctatatttaatttcattgtttgGGCAAAACAACTAGATTATGCATTATTCTTCAGAATATTAGAATGTTCTGTTATCTACAGTGTGTTTTTCACCTGGATATTGCTTTGGAAACTTAAGTACACTGTGTGGCCAAAAGTTTGTAGACACCCAGTCCAGGTTTAGTGAGGTCTTTTGATGATGTAAGAGACTTTTCAGAACAGGACTGATCAGTGTTACAGCTGCATATTGAATGCTGAAAACGGATTCTTGTCAATAATGTCTCACACTGACTGCTTGTACCTTTTTGTCTCAGATGTCTCCAGTAGGCACAACTGTGGGCCAGTACGCTGCCACAGATTTGGACCAAAGTCAGCTTTACTACAAACTGGAATCTGATTCTGTAGAGGCTGaggtttgtttctcttttgtctctcagtgtttgtttttcctttcacGACTCAGATGAGATGATGGATATTAATTCATTTCAAGTATAGAGATGGGTCCAGgatgtgtttagcctagcttagcacaaagattggaagcagggggaaactatTTTTATTGTCTTGTTTGATTTCTGCAGAATTACTTTGCACTGAAGTCAGAGACTGACCCAGACATCCTCGTAAGGACTCCTCTTGACTACGACGAAGTCAAAAATGTCCGACTGGTACTGTATGCTCAGGTGAGTACTGCTCACTGCTGCTTCTAGATTTCCTTGTTCCAACTCAATCAAAGTAAATGTTTCTTTGAGTCTCTGGAGGTCAGGTAATGTATGTTCGTCACGGCAGTTCAGATATCAAATGAACATGCGACGGCTTTAAGAGGGTCGTCCACTGTTTGGTTGGAAGTTTGATCCCTGAACCTTCCTGTTCATGTCCAAgttgagcaagatactgaatccCTTTGTTGCACCTGTAAGGGTGGGACTATTTACCCTGTTTTCATTCTAATTCGTACTTAGATTTGTGACATGATGAAATTCCTTTGATAGCACCACCAAACTTCAACCTGATGAGATGTCTAGTCAGCCAGGGTCATTTAAAAACACCGAtgtgggtgtgcagggcctttCCATGAAGAGAAGCCTCCCTAAAATGTTTGGTGTCTCTGAACAGCTAAACATTGTGAGACTagttttaatccagtttttCAGACCTCTGCTGAAATAATTACAttctaaatgttgttttcttatttttaggaCACACCGTTGGCACCCGCAGAGGGCAGGCCCTCGTTTaccgccaccaccaccatcatggTCACCATCTTAGACGTGGACAACAGACCACCGTGGTTCCAGCCCTGTGACCTGCACAATACGGGGGGTGCTGTGATCTGCATGAGTGCTGGCTACACTGGCAGCGTCATCTTAGGTGATAAAGAGGTGAGTCATTTCCAGTTTGGAAATGCTTGGTGGTACTGATACTGTCTGATAACCGTCAGGTGACCAATGAAGGGTTTTTATCCACCAGCAGCCAGTCAGCAAGCTCCCTGACTGACGGCCTTTGTAGTTTTCATGCCATTAATCatacaaatgaatcaaatgaatcGTACAAATGGGGATgataacacatttttacagaGTCTCTCCAGACATTTGTGTTGCACTCATTGTTAATGTGAAACGTGACAGTTACTTGTATGAAGAATGGAAAAAGaaagcttgagagagaagttcaaaccctgcatTTTTGGATACAGCCCTTATACAGAATTCAGGCGCTGGTAGACAATCTAACAAATACTTTGTTTTGAAGCACATGATGATTATCAGAGTGTTTTTCTCCTTTGCAGACCGGAGTGTTACCACTGAAACCAGGACCACTTTACGCCGTCGATGGTGACTCTGGGATCAATGAGGAGATAACCTACTCGTTCCTGAGTGGTGAGCAGCTTGAGTATAATGAAGAACAGTTTTTCAGTCTAACGTCACGTCTATGTCCACAGAAGGAAGTTGTTGATAATTGGAACGTAGAAGCAGctcagtctgtttgtgttttaggaAATGAGGGGCGTCCGTTTGAGATCAACCCAAACACGGGGAACATCACCATGCTAAAGGCAGTCAACGTGTCGGAGACAATCAGTCTGACAGTGCTGGTAAAAATGAAACAGTCACATGCTTTTATCCAATGCATTCAAATGATGGTGTCTCTGTCATCCTAACCTCCTGATGTGTGTTGCTGCCTAATGCTGCAACCAAGTTGAACTTTACTATAGCCTGAACTGAGAGGAACACATAGATCTAACTATGCTAGACCACcaaaaactaaatgtaacaCCTAGAACATCTTTTCACCAGGGACATAGCTATCATGTCATATATCTAGGAATTTGGAGGGTTTTAAATTACATGAAGAGGAGTTTCCATTCTGTGAACACATATTACATCAATGAGTTTTTTAAAGTCTTATGTCATATTTTCTGATATGTCAAAATCtctaaaatgtgttgttttatgcaAAACAGTAAGTaacttcaaattaaatttatgTAGTATTCTCTGCCAGAATTGCAGAACCTGGCAGTGTGTAGAAGGTTTTGAAACAACATTTAGATCATTTAGGGAATAAAATTAACAGAAACTCTAATTGaacaattaaatgaataaataaaatgaaaattttcatctttttattttgttttgggttgttttttagTCTTAGTTTGAGTAGTTGGTCATCAAAAATGTCTTAGGGGGAGTTCTGCTTGgggaatttttttaaattcctcttTACAATCCTGCTTTTTcacctgcaaatcaccaaagCTTAGCTTTCTGTTGGAAGAGACGACAGTCTGTTTTTGTGCTTAAATCTTCCAtcaggtatgtttttctctcgcAGGCTGCTCAGAAGAGGAACAGTTATCAGTTTGCTACCACTAGCGTCACACTCGATGTTAAGGTGAAGACCAACCATCCTCCAAAGTTTCAGAAGCTTTCTTATGAAGGCGTTGTCTCTTCAGTGGGCACCATGGTGATGGACCTGAAGGACGAGCCGCTATTTATCATCGCCTTGGACGAGGATTACAATGCCACTGAGGTAAAACTCTGACTCCTGACCCCATACACCCCTCAAATCCAGTCCAGTGACCAGTGGTGGAgagtaactgagtacatttactcaagtactgtacttaagaacaattttgaggtacttgtactttacttgagtatttccatttgatgctctCCTTGTAGACTGGctctctcattggctattgtggTTCCACTCAGAAAGTAGTGACATAATCATTCAGATTTTAACACCTAattatcaaacatgtttgaagttATCGGGGTGGCCCTGATGAGTCTGCAAGCAATTCTGGAGGTTTAAGATTGGATCTGTAAACCCTTCACATTATCAGATAATCAGGACCAAACATTGGTACCAACCAAGGTCCCAGACCAGATTTCTCCTCCGATTGTCAGGAGGTGTGAATCAGGGACAAATTGGCCCAAAACTCCTGTAGTCCGAGCCCAGCATTACTTACTAATTACATTtaagatgaagatttgacacaatggataatataacaagattttaaaatacaacacattgttaaagatgaaaccagtggtttccaacctttttggcttttgacgtcttacaaaaagcagtgtgtagtcggcgtcacatttcacatgtctatgagttgttaacagctctaccaaatagtgatttttccctctaaacttctcacatgctttcatttcaatgaatgttcaaatgatccaatatttcagcaaaaatcaaagattagaccTCTAGGTTTGGAACCattggactaaactagctaactgtatataaagtagtgtaaactagctccacctccagcagctacaacagtaacatgctgctctaacactgatgcttcactattaataatctaatgatgtcatatataataatatatcagtcagagggaccaaaccactacttttactgcaatacttaaactacatcaagctcataatacttgtgtatttttactgtagtaggattttttttcatgcaggacttttacttgtaatggagtatttttacattgctgtattggtacttttactgcagtaaaggatctgagtacttcttccactgctgccaGTGACTCAGACATCAGGTTTTTATTAAAGGGAAAATTCCGGTTTATCAGAACTTGGGAATAGTTTCTGTAggtttttttccatcatttctatcagtcaTAACAACATTGTCTTCATCAGGTTAATatctgagatctgggaacactaTCATCGAAAAAATAAGTCAGACAGGTCAACAAGCATGCGCAGCctaaaaaacaaaccaacaacacTTCATGACACTTCATGTCAGTCATAATCCCTCATTACAGAGCAAAACTGTGCACACAATTACGGAAAGTAGAGTTGGTCAAAAATGAAGCAGGAAGCAAACTGTactggatgtttacaacagtttGGGAAATAATTTCAATGTTCATCTTTGATTGCTCTTTCAAACCTCCATAACATTGGGGTTATGTCCAATGCTTTCTGGTggctttaaatatgttttactaATATTAAACCTTCATGGTTTAATATGTGCATAATAGAAAAtatgttacatttaaaatgtcctCTGAGGTaccaaaaaataatgataatggaTTTGGTTTCTGTTCAAACAGGGTCTAAATCCCAACATCAACTACAACATTAAGAGAAGCAGTGATTTCGCCATCATTGACGGCTACTTATTCATGACTAAGGATCTCCCAGAGGGCACATTATCTCTGCAAGTGAGTTTACAAATGTAGCCAAAGTTAaagtgattgacaggtgattTTCTTATTAAGCACTCGACTTCATCTTCGCACTTCCAGGTGGTGGCAGAAGACACGTCTACCAAAGAATCAGATACAGCTAATCTCACGGTGGAGGTGAAATCAGGTAGGAAGAAAACCTTCACAATTGGCCCATTTCCACCACTGAACTTTTATACAAATCCAAACCTAAAGCCAAGAGTTGTTGTTTGAACTCTGGACATGTACCTGCATTTCAGCTGGAGGTACAAAGGTCTAAATTAAACAGTAGCTTGACTATTTCATCCAATCCATGGAAGACAGGCTGGTTCTTCCCTGTGAATTTACTCCACTGTGGTTGGTCTGCTCTGACAAAGTTCACTTGGATGTGAACAAAGATCTTTTCATGTGGTCTTAGTGCAGTTCTCTGGAACACAAAGTTTGATTAGCAGCATTCTCATCAGTTCAACTAAACCAGAACAAATGGACAAACACACCAGAGTTTGTTTAAACCACACCAGTTTAGTTTAGGGTGTGAAAGTACCTTTAGGGTGTGTAAAGACTTAACAAGAAGCACATTTCAGAAGTGACACGGTTGTGTTAAAGGATTTGCCTGGcaaattttctatatttttcttattttcaacaaatctcatgtttggatctaAACCAACATTGAACTGATCTACTaccaaatattgtgtgtgtagtcaaagcctgatatatatatatatatatatatatatatatatatatatatatatatatatatattcatctGTGCTATAGACCTCCATTttgcccaaaaactattaaaaacatgtcagtgagccaaaccgctgcactgggtgacatgttgtCTCTGAAGACAGCagttactgtagtttgtttagaaacggttCCAAAGATTAAAAACAGTGATAAGATCGTAACTTTTAGGAGAGAGGTACCTAGTAAGGtagacaccactgagcatgcaTGAAACGTGGTTAACAGCTTTACTAGCTTGTGCTACATATtacaacctctggactttgtactacataataaatttctcaaagaacttcggTACAAAGTTAAGAGGTTGTGATTTACAGTATAGTAATATAGTGTATTATcactatttttattctttaggGCCATTTCATATCTAAACACACTATGGTAACCATtgtcttcataatgaaggaacatgtcacccagtgcaatagTGGGGCTCACTGACATGTAGTATTAGTTAGTTTAAATAGGCATAGAGGAATAAGACATGgttacacacacaatacttgttaacagatcagttcattgttggtttggatccaaacatgagatttgtagacaagaagaaaaatgtagaaaattgcAAGTCAAATCCTTCATGTAGTGAATGGAAATAAACCAATGCAGGCTGGCATGAGTTTAGGTGAAGACGCATCTGCAAAAGTTAATCATATTTCAACTGGAGCAAAAGATGTGGGCATATCCTGATGCTGTATGATTCCACTTCATGAATGTATGAAGACAGGAAGCGAAAGGAGAAAAACTAACAAGAACATCTGAAGTTCCTGGAAGGTTTTTAGTCCAGTGGCCCCAATTATCAACCATTTGTATGAACAATTTTTACAAAAACTGAGTGCTCACATTTCCAAGCAGAGGATGTCATTTATCTATTTCTTCTTGCATGTGAGAATGTATACTTCAGACCATGTGTACACAGAAATTGGTGGTGGTAGAAAAGGAGCCCAACTTCAACCTGTGATAGTCTGTCCGTAAACATGCCAAATAACACCGTTTGGTTTTGCACTAATTCATCATGTCATACCTCCACCTCATTATGAGTAAAGTTGTTCGTCTTGGCCTTTTTTGCTTGAATCCATGTTGTTGGCTGGTGTGCCCAGCAGGTACTTTCAAAGGGAACTTGTTAACCACATATGGTTGATTTTCAAGACTACACTGCATCAGTGTACATGTGATATATACTGATGTTGGGccttggctacaagtttggctatcagcaataattaatgattagcaagataattattaattattaaaatcaataaaattattattaagaattaataataatattaatctagctaagtgtacttatatacaagtgtatgtgtgagtgtgtgtgtatgtgtgtgtgtgtgtgtgtgtgtgtgtgtgtgtgtgtgggtgtgtgtgtggaagacaatagcaagatgtctctagtcacctggtgactgagaaCATGGCATGCAGACAATATGGCCGACAGggggaactacagagataaaaggccagaccatgtggtgtcttgaaccacatgtgctgcctgaaccaaagtttgcaaaACTGGGTTTTAAACCTCCTAACtatgtggttctctattcaaggccaatcGGTGTAGGCTAAAGGTGCCAGGGTAGgaagaggttagttgcatgcaaggcctagttattggatgtaacatgtgctaagcatgctaacattaacctagcggtgtggctatgctaTAATTTGACTATGAACAataaggacatcacaacaatagtTCACTGAATAACATTagccaaatcaatacatgtacggcccagttgttaccagtccatgaggaaagagatgctttgtggcgtTCTGCTTCTTAGCTGGTGAATCCATAgatgagtcaggctgagaagggtttggctccaaagctgaaagatgcagggtagacagcactccagtcgcATAggtcagagggcccaggtcactcctttgtgtagAGTTTGTGGCAAGCTAACTCTGTTTCgtggctcctgtacttgttgaACATGTGGTCCCCTAGTGAGTCCCAACACTAATATCCTTGTGCATACTGGCAGCTCTTATGCACAGATGTAGGACTCTATGAGTAGGTTGATAAATGCGGCCCTACATCCAAGCTGCAAAAAACTCTGAGCTGCAAATAAAGCACAGCAAAAATttacaaaaaccacttggttaggtttaggtacaaaaaacacttggttaggttaCGAGAAAGATTGTGGTTGGGGTTAAAATGACCACTTGAAACGTCGTCATGGAGTGAGGGTTCGGCTTAGTAAACATCACAACAAAAACTGTCCCGAGTTGCATTTGGACATGACACTCACGGTTGGAAGCAGGAGGCGAActgtggtctcctgcagcaaagtccactgtttGCCATCTAACCTTCGGTCTCATGGCATCTAATAATGATGCAGATGGGTTTACGTTGGAGTTAGTTGAAAGCCCGGTGCATCTTAAACAGATACCAAAGGGTACCTTGTGCATTGGTATAAAACACCGAGGGGTGTGACAAAGCATCGGTATTTGAAACCCTGGGAATGAGAACAGGCTCGGACATGAGGTGAAACCATTAAGCTTCAATGTGTGCTCTACTCCCAGGTCTCACCACCACCAGTTTACCTCTGAGTACTACAGACATCATGGTCACAACATCCACAGGGGAATCCACCACCAACAGCAAGACCACCGAAGATATTGTGTCCACCACCAACCCCAGTACGTCCACCGACAGTATCTCAACTACCCTCCCCAGCACAACCGCTGAAAGCAGCACCTCCAGTATGTCCACTGAAGGCAGCAATTCCACCACTAATCCCATTTCAACCAGTGAAGAGAGCACCTTCACTGCCAGCACTACTCGCCCTTTCACAGGTGGTCACATGTTTATCTCAGTGCCTTCTCTCcatcaaattaaatattgtaCTGTTGAGGAAAATTAGGATAGCAAGAAAAGTGAGTATGATCGTCATCGAGTtaacaaaacatacaacaccacatattatttttaaaaaaacaaagacacagagagtaTGAGTCTGCTTCAAAGTTCATGCAAAGGTAGCATTCACAATGCTCTTTAACATGTTCAAGAGCTGCGAACTTTGACCTGAAAAGGTCTTGTTGACATTCAAAGTGACCAACCACAGAGCCGTGCTTTGATATGAATCGACAAGTCAGTTCTGAAAAGATTCTACCAGATTTAAACAGAAACTCATCCTAACAGCTCaaaaaactcaataaatatacatgaatatGTTTGGAGACTTTGTAGTAAGCTTATTATATGTCCAGTTGGAGTCTTATATTGTTGTTTGTACTGTTAGCTTTGACTCTGGTAAACTGTTTGACTTCAAATTTCCAGTTCATCTGGAACCAATTTGCCAGTGAAAGAGGGTGGGTTTCCATCCATCCTTTTTCATGCGCTGTTTCATTTTGCACATAAGAAAACCTGAGTGGAACCACTGGAAAttcaaaaaaagtcaaaatataatataaaaagttTTTGCGCTTGGATGAGTTGGAAAATTTAACgtaaaatgcaacaaagtgcGATGAAACAGATTAAGcgaataaatgatgacgtacaGAAATCATGTGACTTCTTCATCTCTGTCCATCATGCTCTCCATCACCAGGATGTGTATCACgttttccatcacttcagattTGACTGTCACTCAATTAATtgcatcttcttctttttgtgctTTACTGCACTCGACAGTGTACAGCGCCTCCAACTGTGATGTGCTCAACTATTAATATTCGCAAAACAGTAgtggatggacacacacattaattcacattttcttttatcaatTTTCTGAAATTTACATTACAAAATTTGCTCTACATTTTAATGGAAACATGACTCATCATTTAAAGAATGTCTTTTCACCTGACAGTCTTTGACCCCAGAACTGACTCAAATCCCCTTTCAAGATTCATTAATGAGACCTGTGACAGCCATTGCGCTGgttaaaaatcaatcaatcaatttcttCATCAAATTTCTTttatcaaaatgatcaaatcaagatttttgtttttagtgacCCCTGTATTTAGTGACTTTTGTTCCTGCAGACGGAGCGATCATCCCGCCAGGTGGCTACGGCCCGGTGGACATGGCAGCGCTCGGTGTGACTCTGGGTGTCTTGCTGTTCATCTGTCTGGTGGTCATCGGACTGCTGGTCCATCGCATTCAGAGGTGGAAAACGGACTGTAGAAAGATCTCAGAAGCCAGCATGTTTCAACGCTCTGTgagttcaaagttaaaaagtaGAGAAATGTTTTTCAACCATCCAACACATCCCCGTCCCTGACTTGAGATTACTGTAACCACCACTATGCTGTTACTTTAACACATTTCGGGTTTTTTTGGTCCAAAGACAGATATCCCTACAACTACCAGTCAGATTTCCACCAAATTTGTTGTGTATATTCATGGTTCTCTGAATATAAGTCCTACATTTAGTAACTTTTGGTCATGTTTTCCTGAAGGACCATTTTTAggacaaaatcaaaaaatctgAAAGGCAAATTCCTGCTCCCCAGTGCATGAACCGCTTAAATTTGACTATCACCTTCAGGACAAACCACTGCTGGTAGCTCTAACAATAGCTAAATTATCAGTATGTTGACCCCGAGCTTCAGCTTCAGAACAAGCGattaagtggaccttgagttgagattgttttgtcaacatcAGCATCAGTTTAACTTCAGTTAGCTGAAGTGTAATCTTCAGTTTTAGTTAAGCATACGCTtccattttaataaatgtattaatgtacTTTGGGTGtgtagttcaaatatcaacaatctttctccagaatgactgactccaCCTATAGTAACTTGAGTCAGCTACTAGACTTTGACTTTGGCTGACTGTAACACTTGACTTTTATTAGCTTATAGACAGTTAGATTCTTTGGTTAGCTTAAACTTCAGTAAGGTTGAAGACTTTTTTGTTCTCTACAACAGCTTTATAtggatttttaaa is drawn from Thunnus thynnus chromosome 5, fThuThy2.1, whole genome shotgun sequence and contains these coding sequences:
- the cdhr5b gene encoding cadherin-related family member 5 isoform X3 translates to MDGVMDGIHPHFTVRTSVSFLLLILLQSSTEAQNICSAPSTVEFKENNNVGDVVLTITVQPGVTLMFKPAPANPDNPFTLNGNQMIAAKVLDYETTNRYITDIICTEIATGRPFSLSIIVRLVNVNDNAPVFDQNLYNVNVNEMSPVGTTVGQYAATDLDQSQLYYKLESDSVEAENYFALKSETDPDILVRTPLDYDEVKNVRLVLYAQDTPLAPAEGRPSFTATTTIMVTILDVDNRPPWFQPCDLHNTGGAVICMSAGYTGSVILGDKETGVLPLKPGPLYAVDGDSGINEEITYSFLSGNEGRPFEINPNTGNITMLKAVNVSETISLTVLAAQKRNSYQFATTSVTLDVKVKTNHPPKFQKLSYEGVVSSVGTMVMDLKDEPLFIIALDEDYNATEGLNPNINYNIKRSSDFAIIDGYLFMTKDLPEGTLSLQVVAEDTSTKESDTANLTVEVKSGLTTTSLPLSTTDIMVTTSTGESTTNSKTTEDIVSTTNPNGAIIPPGGYGPVDMAALGVTLGVLLFICLVVIGLLVHRIQRWKTDCRKISEASMFQRSLSQASGGNKDGIQYTNEAFHKDEDGRSTGSDSQDGGSVMAGKETLYENDLLRKSSLPLNSPQHDDASLTGSDKTDSEKDVKPILTKERRMEEGYKSVWFKEDIDPDAKEEVVIIPDSREDDSEEEDEEQSSSDREEDEDDNLPIKTPKVVFADAELDSGLGVKMGDPAEDSEDDEALNVEL
- the cdhr5b gene encoding cadherin-related family member 5 isoform X4 gives rise to the protein MDGVMDGIHPHFTVRTSVSFLLLILLQSSTEAQNICSAPSTVEFKENNNVGDVVLTITVQPGVTLMFKPAPANPDNPFTLNGNQMIAAKVLDYETTNRYITDIICTEIATGRPFSLSIIVRLVNVNDNAPVFDQNLYNVNVNEMSPVGTTVGQYAATDLDQSQLYYKLESDSVEAENYFALKSETDPDILVRTPLDYDEVKNVRLVLYAQDTPLAPAEGRPSFTATTTIMVTILDVDNRPPWFQPCDLHNTGGAVICMSAGYTGSVILGDKETGVLPLKPGPLYAVDGDSGINEEITYSFLSGNEGRPFEINPNTGNITMLKAVNVSETISLTVLAAQKRNSYQFATTSVTLDVKVKTNHPPKFQKLSYEGVVSSVGTMVMDLKDEPLFIIALDEDYNATEGLNPNINYNIKRSSDFAIIDGYLFMTKDLPEGTLSLQVVAEDTSTKESDTANLTVEVKSDGAIIPPGGYGPVDMAALGVTLGVLLFICLVVIGLLVHRIQRWKTDCRKISEASMFQRSLSQASGGNKDGIQYTNEAFHKDEDGRSTGSDSQDGGSVMAGKETLYENDLLRKSSLPLNSPQHDDASLTGSDKTDSEKDVKPILTKERRMEEGYKSVWFKEDIDPDAKEEVVIIPDSREDDSEEEDEEQSSSDREEDEDDNLPIKTPKVVFADAELDSGLGVKMGDPAEDSEDDEALNVEL
- the cdhr5b gene encoding cadherin-related family member 5 isoform X2; protein product: MDGVMDGIHPHFTVRTSVSFLLLILLQSSTEAQNICSAPSTVEFKENNNVGDVVLTITVQPGVTLMFKPAPANPDNPFTLNGNQMIAAKVLDYETTNRYITDIICTEIATGRPFSLSIIVRLVNVNDNAPVFDQNLYNVNVNEMSPVGTTVGQYAATDLDQSQLYYKLESDSVEAENYFALKSETDPDILVRTPLDYDEVKNVRLVLYAQDTPLAPAEGRPSFTATTTIMVTILDVDNRPPWFQPCDLHNTGGAVICMSAGYTGSVILGDKETGVLPLKPGPLYAVDGDSGINEEITYSFLSGNEGRPFEINPNTGNITMLKAVNVSETISLTVLAAQKRNSYQFATTSVTLDVKVKTNHPPKFQKLSYEGVVSSVGTMVMDLKDEPLFIIALDEDYNATEGLNPNINYNIKRSSDFAIIDGYLFMTKDLPEGTLSLQVVAEDTSTKESDTANLTVEVKSGLTTTSLPLSTTDIMVTTSTGESTTNSKTTEDIVSTTNPSTSTDSISTTLPSTTAESSTSNGAIIPPGGYGPVDMAALGVTLGVLLFICLVVIGLLVHRIQRWKTDCRKISEASMFQRSLSQASGGNKDGIQYTNEAFHKDEDGRSTGSDSQDGGSVMAGKETLYENDLLRKSSLPLNSPQHDDASLTGSDKTDSEKDVKPILTKERRMEEGYKSVWFKEDIDPDAKEEVVIIPDSREDDSEEEDEEQSSSDREEDEDDNLPIKTPKVVFADAELDSGLGVKMGDPAEDSEDDEALNVEL
- the cdhr5b gene encoding cadherin-related family member 5 isoform X1 codes for the protein MDGVMDGIHPHFTVRTSVSFLLLILLQSSTEAQNICSAPSTVEFKENNNVGDVVLTITVQPGVTLMFKPAPANPDNPFTLNGNQMIAAKVLDYETTNRYITDIICTEIATGRPFSLSIIVRLVNVNDNAPVFDQNLYNVNVNEMSPVGTTVGQYAATDLDQSQLYYKLESDSVEAENYFALKSETDPDILVRTPLDYDEVKNVRLVLYAQDTPLAPAEGRPSFTATTTIMVTILDVDNRPPWFQPCDLHNTGGAVICMSAGYTGSVILGDKETGVLPLKPGPLYAVDGDSGINEEITYSFLSGNEGRPFEINPNTGNITMLKAVNVSETISLTVLAAQKRNSYQFATTSVTLDVKVKTNHPPKFQKLSYEGVVSSVGTMVMDLKDEPLFIIALDEDYNATEGLNPNINYNIKRSSDFAIIDGYLFMTKDLPEGTLSLQVVAEDTSTKESDTANLTVEVKSGLTTTSLPLSTTDIMVTTSTGESTTNSKTTEDIVSTTNPSTSTDSISTTLPSTTAESSTSSMSTEGSNSTTNPISTSEESTFTASTTRPFTDGAIIPPGGYGPVDMAALGVTLGVLLFICLVVIGLLVHRIQRWKTDCRKISEASMFQRSLSQASGGNKDGIQYTNEAFHKDEDGRSTGSDSQDGGSVMAGKETLYENDLLRKSSLPLNSPQHDDASLTGSDKTDSEKDVKPILTKERRMEEGYKSVWFKEDIDPDAKEEVVIIPDSREDDSEEEDEEQSSSDREEDEDDNLPIKTPKVVFADAELDSGLGVKMGDPAEDSEDDEALNVEL